The proteins below come from a single Pseudarthrobacter sp. SSS035 genomic window:
- a CDS encoding DUF488 family protein, with the protein MNEDEREANESEEKGRPFPPRSPGVVSCGYQSRTAEELIVALLARHVEVVADVRLTPMSRITGLAKRALTRRLSAAGIEYRHYPALGNPKENRAGFARGDPAAAERYRKNLGEALPQQAIAELASTATASVVAVMCFELREEHCHRRILLTELAARGAAVHPPI; encoded by the coding sequence ATGAATGAGGACGAGCGTGAGGCAAATGAGAGCGAAGAGAAAGGTAGACCCTTCCCCCCACGGTCGCCGGGGGTTGTCTCTTGCGGCTACCAGTCGCGAACCGCGGAAGAGTTGATCGTTGCTCTGCTTGCCCGCCATGTGGAGGTGGTGGCGGACGTTCGGCTCACCCCGATGAGTCGAATTACGGGATTAGCCAAAAGGGCACTCACGCGCCGACTCTCCGCCGCAGGCATTGAATACCGGCACTATCCGGCGCTCGGGAACCCCAAAGAGAACCGTGCTGGCTTCGCCCGAGGGGACCCCGCGGCCGCCGAACGCTATCGCAAAAATCTCGGCGAGGCGCTGCCACAGCAGGCCATAGCCGAGCTTGCATCAACTGCCACCGCCTCCGTCGTGGCCGTCATGTGCTTCGAGCTTCGGGAAGAGCACTGCCACCGCAGGATCCTTCTCACGGAATTAGCGGCACGCGGTGCCGCCGTTCATCCGCCGATCTGA
- a CDS encoding SOS response-associated peptidase family protein → MCSKYIFPVSVDPRAAAYGFEHGDKVSGRRRTLVEAMPGSQVPILFETEDLGTVARRTELAHWGLVRPRSKRFIPKSQPITVRAETVATSEFTRETFALRRCILPANGHFEWRPSEIGNEQYFIQIPGTGAALAGIYEMWRPLNSSGYPRGRWRASVAVLTREQNDALGEKSWRAPIPLAPRFHNAWLSSEKTKADGALELLEDAREFNAHNMVVHRSILVSR, encoded by the coding sequence ATGTGCAGTAAGTACATTTTTCCTGTCAGCGTTGACCCGCGGGCTGCCGCCTATGGCTTTGAACATGGAGACAAGGTAAGCGGACGACGAAGAACACTTGTCGAAGCGATGCCGGGGAGCCAGGTTCCCATTCTCTTTGAAACGGAAGATTTGGGCACGGTTGCAAGGCGGACGGAGTTAGCGCATTGGGGACTCGTTCGTCCCCGGTCCAAGCGTTTCATTCCAAAGTCCCAACCCATCACTGTACGGGCGGAAACGGTGGCGACGAGTGAATTCACTCGCGAGACCTTTGCTTTGCGTCGCTGCATCCTCCCGGCGAACGGCCATTTCGAATGGAGACCTTCGGAGATCGGCAACGAGCAGTATTTCATTCAGATTCCGGGAACGGGTGCCGCCCTGGCAGGTATATACGAAATGTGGCGCCCGCTGAACTCCTCCGGCTATCCGCGCGGCCGATGGCGCGCATCAGTAGCCGTACTGACCAGGGAACAAAATGATGCCCTGGGCGAAAAATCGTGGCGGGCTCCCATCCCTTTGGCTCCTCGATTCCATAACGCGTGGCTCAGCTCCGAAAAGACCAAAGCCGATGGCGCCCTCGAACTCCTTGAGGATGCCCGGGAGTTCAATGCTCACAACATGGTGGTGCACCGTTCGATACTTGTCAGCCGTTGA